In one Nocardioides sp. NBC_00368 genomic region, the following are encoded:
- a CDS encoding SDR family oxidoreductase, which translates to MTSTTNTRVALVTGGSGGIGTAVVERLVRDGFAVAVHYAGNAGRAEELVAEITAAGGQAIAVGGDVADEVAMAEAFKATSEAFGGIDVVVNTAGIMALSPIASLDLDVLDRMHRTNIRGTFVVSQLAANQVRDGGAVINFSTSVKKVALPGYAAYTASKGAVDALTMVLAKELAGRDITVNAVAPGPVATPLFLDDKDEETIERMANMNPLHRLGTPEDIAEVVAFLAGPCRWINGQVVYANGGMV; encoded by the coding sequence ATGACCAGCACCACCAACACTCGCGTCGCACTCGTCACCGGCGGCTCGGGCGGCATCGGCACGGCCGTCGTCGAGCGACTCGTCCGCGACGGCTTCGCGGTCGCCGTTCACTACGCCGGCAACGCCGGCCGGGCCGAGGAGCTCGTCGCGGAGATCACCGCGGCCGGCGGCCAGGCGATCGCAGTCGGCGGCGACGTCGCGGACGAGGTCGCGATGGCCGAGGCCTTCAAGGCCACCAGCGAGGCGTTCGGCGGCATCGACGTCGTCGTCAACACCGCCGGGATCATGGCGCTGAGCCCGATCGCGTCGCTGGACCTGGATGTCCTCGACCGGATGCACCGCACCAACATCCGCGGCACCTTCGTCGTCTCGCAGCTCGCCGCGAACCAGGTCCGCGACGGCGGCGCCGTCATCAACTTCTCGACCTCGGTCAAGAAGGTCGCGCTGCCGGGGTACGCCGCCTACACCGCGTCCAAGGGCGCTGTCGACGCCCTCACCATGGTGCTGGCCAAGGAGCTCGCCGGCCGCGACATCACCGTCAACGCGGTCGCGCCAGGCCCGGTCGCCACGCCGCTGTTCCTGGACGACAAGGACGAGGAGACCATCGAGCGGATGGCCAACATGAACCCGCTGCACCGCCTCGGCACGCCTGAGGACATCGCCGAGGTCGTCGCCTTCCTCGCGGGTCCCTGCCGGTGGATCAACGGCCAGGTCGTGTACGCCAACGGCGGCATGGTCTGA